Proteins encoded by one window of Arachis ipaensis cultivar K30076 chromosome B04, Araip1.1, whole genome shotgun sequence:
- the LOC107635791 gene encoding ATP-dependent DNA helicase PIF2-like, producing the protein MYDHGGTGKTFLWNLMSAEIRSRGDIVLNIASSGIAYLLLSDGRMAHSRFKIPLNIIEDSICNIKPGSSQAMLLLKAKLIIWDETPMVSRYYYEALDKCLGNFMRFSLTYNKDLPFGGKVVVLSGDLRQILPVISRGSRQDIIHSTVNSSYLWKFCQVLKLTKNMRLSIGTTVSDQDETEQFSEWLLKVCDGLICDNMNGESEICLPGDIVISSSDQPFDDLVHFSYPNILDNMSSKDFFKERTILAPTLDIVKEVNNHLMAIIPEGKIYILVQIRFVWMKGIWRVN; encoded by the coding sequence atgtatgatcATGGGGGTACTGGAAAAACATTTCTCTGGAACCTTATGTCTGCTGAGATTCGCTCAAGGGGTGATATTGTGTTGAACATTGCTTCAAGTGGTATTGCATATTTACTTCTTTCCGATGGAAGAATGGCACACTCAAGGTTCAAAATACCGCTGAATATAATTGAGGATTCTATATGTAACATCAAACCTGGTTCCTCTCAAGCAATGCTGTTGTTGAAAGCCAAACTTATAATTTGGGATGAGACTCCAATGGTTAGTAGGTACTACTATGAAGCACTTGATAAATGCTTAGGTAATTTCATGAggttttctctaacatataacAAAGATTTGCCctttggaggaaaagtggttgTACTAAGTGGAGACTTAAGACAAATTCTTCCTGTCATTTCACGAGGATCGAGACAAGATATCATTCATTCAACCGTGAATTCATCTTACCTTTGGAAGTTTTGTCAGGtgctcaaactaacaaaaaaCATGAGACTCTCTATAGGGACAACTGTTTCAGATCAAGATGAGACAGAGCAATTTAGTGAGTGGTTATTGAAAGTTTGTGATGGTCTAATATGTGACAATATGAATGGTGAATCTGAGATATGTCTTCCAGGAGATATTGTTATTTCTTCTTCGGACCAGCCATTTGATGATTTAgttcatttttcttatccaaatattttggaTAACATGTCCTCAAAGGATTTTTTCAAAGAAAGAACTATACTAGCTCCCACGCTGGACATCGTTAAAGAGGTCAACAACCATTTGATGGCTATCATTCCTGAAGGGAAAATTTATATCTTAGTTCAGATTCGATTTGTATGGATGAAGGGAATATGGAGAGTCAACTAG